GCCGGCTTTCTTCAGGTCGATGAAGTCTTCCTTAACGATGCCCTTGACGCCGTGATGGGCGCCGAGGATCTTGCCGATCTTGTTCGAGGCCTTGAGAGCCTCGACGGCCCCGACGAGCGACTGGTTGATGACGACGGTCGGCCCGCCGGATTGTCCGATAACGACGTTGCCCTTGGTTGTCTTGGCCATTGCTTGCTCCCTGTGGCATGGGCGTCTCGCCCATGCTCCCTGTGTGGCATGGGCGTCTCGCCCATGCTCCCTGACGTTTCTTTCCAACCTGCACGGGCGAGACGCCCGTGCCACCTAAGAGCACGGGCGAGACGCCCGTGCCACCGAAGACCGCGGACGGGACGTCCGCTACACGGTCCTATTTCTCAGCCGGCGGGGCGACTTTGGCCGGGCCGGGCAGCAGGTCGCGCTCGATCATCTGCGTGTCCCACTGGCCGCGGGCGAACTTCTCGTGCGAGAGAATCTTGCGGCACAGCGGCACGGTGGTCTTGGTCGGGTGGATGGCGAACTCTTCCAGCGCCCGCTGGGCGGTGGCGATCGCCTCGACCCGCGTCGGGCGATGCACGATCAGCTTGCCGATGAGGCTGTCGTACGTGGGCGGGATCGTGTACCCCTGGTACACGTGCGAATCCCACCGCACGCCGTAGCCGCCCGGGGCCACGAACGCCTCCACCGGTCCGGGGCTGGGACGGAAGTTCAGGTCCGGATCCTCGGCGTTGATGCGGCACTCGATGCTCGTGCCCGTCTGCGCCAGATCCTTCTGCTTGAACGGCAGCGTCTCGCCGGCCGCCACCCGAATCTGCCACTTCACCAGGTCCACGCCGGTGACCATTTCGGTGATGGGGTGCTCGACCTGGATGCGGGCATTGACTTCGAGGAAGTAGAACTTGTTGTTGCTGTCGAGCATGAACTCGACCGTTCCGGCGTTGTAGTAGCCGCACTCTTTGGCCAGGCGCACAGCCGAGGAGCAGACCTCCTGGCGCAGCTCTTCGCTGAGGCCGGGGGCGGGGGTTTCCTCGATGAGCTTCTGGTTGCGCCGCTGGACGGAGCAGTCGCGTTCGAAGAGGTGTACGACGTTTCCGGCCATGTCGCCGAGGATCTGAACTTCGATGTGGCGGAAGTTCTGAATGCATTTTTCCATGTACAGGCGGCCGTCCTTGAA
The sequence above is a segment of the Planctomycetaceae bacterium genome. Coding sequences within it:
- the accC gene encoding acetyl-CoA carboxylase biotin carboxylase subunit gives rise to the protein MFSRVLIANRGEVALRVIRACKEMGIETVAVFSEADRNASYLHLADDRICIGEGPSAQSYLNIPRIIAAAEIADVDAIHPGYGFLAENAHFAQICRDCKIEFIGPSIEAMRGVGDKIRAKEMAKVARVPTTPDSEGAIESVDDAVKIAAKIGYPVAIKAAAGGGGRGIRFAHNEASLRGSFKQAQSEAEIAFKDGRLYMEKCIQNFRHIEVQILGDMAGNVVHLFERDCSVQRRNQKLIEETPAPGLSEELRQEVCSSAVRLAKECGYYNAGTVEFMLDSNNKFYFLEVNARIQVEHPITEMVTGVDLVKWQIRVAAGETLPFKQKDLAQTGTSIECRINAEDPDLNFRPSPGPVEAFVAPGGYGVRWDSHVYQGYTIPPTYDSLIGKLIVHRPTRVEAIATAQRALEEFAIHPTKTTVPLCRKILSHEKFARGQWDTQMIERDLLPGPAKVAPPAEK